TCCATTTGAGGAAAGATCTCCCGGACCGCATCGCGCATCCGTTCTACGGTCCGGCGACCGACTCCGAGACGCTCGGCCATTTCATCGAGGGTAAGGCCCTCTGCTGTGCTCGCCAGCAACCGCGCCAGTTCCAGCAAACGCCCCGCCTTTTCGTGCCGCACCCAAAACTCCCTAACTCGTTACGTCCGTTTTTGTCGGATCAATAGATCAGAACCGGAACAGGCCTAGCCTGCAACGGAGTTCTTTCGATGTCAGCCGCTTTTCGTCGCCACGACACCCCATCGTTCAGGCGCAACGCCCGACCGGCTGGTCAAAAACGGCCGCAGACGCGACGGCCCGTCATCGGCTTCGGGCCACTGCCTGGCGCCGTGATCGATGCAGTGTTGCGCTACCATGACCAGGCGCAGGATCAGGGCGCCGGTCGCACCCTCCTCAGCCTGAGCGCAGGGCGGCTGGGCGATCTTGAGGTAAGCCGTGCGCTGGGAGAATTGACCGACCGCGCGGGCCGCGTCGGCATCTTGTGGAACGAGCGGGAGAGCCAGATCATCCGGGTGATGGAAAGCCCCGCTTGAAAGCCTTAGCGGTCGTCGGCGCCGCCCCGCTGTAGTCGGCGATAGACTTCGGCCTGGGCGTCGGCCTGGCTGGGGTTTGCGCCATCGGCGATGGTCACGCCATCCGCATCATAAATCGACCAGCGCCAGCCCGTTTCCTGCTGGCTGAGCGAATAGGCGAGTGAGGCCGTGTCCTGCATCCGTAGACGTCCCTGTCTTCGAGCTACAGGACAGCGTCGCACCGCACCATTTCCTTCGCAAGTGCGAAATAGCGGTGTTCTGCGTCAAGTTGATTTTGGCTCCATATGCGTCAGAACCTCAGGCCCTTTGATAGCGAAATCATCACGATCACGGCGATCGCCGCCACCAGGACAACCCGGGGCCAACGCACAAACGACAGATGAGGCTCGGCGTCGAATGCCCGGCGACCGCTGATCATCGGTCCGATCAGATTGGTCCGCTTGTAGACGAGGTAGAAGATGATCGCGGCGACATGCAGTGCCGCCAGGATTTGCAGGATCGTGAAGTTGACGCCATGGATCTTCGCTGCGACCCGACCCTGTTCAAAGCTCACCAAGTAAGACAGCGGCCCAGATTCAAAGCCGTCCACATCCACGGCGAACAGACCTGCGGTGATCTGGACGATAAGGGACGCCAGGATCGCCACGATGCTGAGCGCGCCTAGGGGATTGTGGCCCACGGTCGTGCTGGGCGCGCGGGACGACAGGGTGCGCAGATAGGCAAGGGTCGCGCGCGGGCCTTTAAAGAAAGCCCTGAAGCGCGAGGTCGTCGAGCCGACGAAACCCCAGAGGATTCGGAAGACAATCAAACCAAGAGCACTGTAACCGCTCCATCGGTGCCACTCCAGCCGACCAGTCTCTCCCGTCCACCAACAGAGGCCCAGAGCGATCACCAGCCCCCAATGCACGACACGTGTGGGGCCATCCCAGAGGCGCACGCGGATCAAGTTTCCGGCACGCGGTATTTGTCATGGCAGGTCTTGCAAGCGCCGCCGAGGGCGCGGATCTGACCCTTGGCGGCGTCCATGTCTCCAGCCATCGCCAGTTGCTGGAATCTAGTCGTCTCACCCTGGAAGCCGCGGACCGCCGCCGCGAACCCGGCGGCGTCGGTCCAGACGCCAGGCTTGGCCCCAGTCTTCACACCGGCCTCGGCGCCGCTGCCGCGGGGAAACCAGCCGGGCAACTGACGCGCAAGGCCGTTGAGCTTCTGCGCGCCGGCCTTGATCACCGCGGGATCAGGCGAGCCCTTCGCCATCTCGTCGCGGATCGCCTTGAAGGTCGCCCCCACCTGTTTGAAGTTTTCTTTCCGGGCTGTGGCTGCTTTGGCCGCAGCGCTTTGCGCCAAAGCGGCAGGCGCCGCTGTGGCGATGCCAGCGACAAGCGCCAAGCCGGTCCAGATCGCACGCATCTTGTTCATTGACGTCTCCCCGCCTTCTTGACGGAAAGCTTGTGGTCCGCCGCGCAAGCCGTCAATGGCGAACGGTCGCGACGGGCGCGCCCTGACGGCCGGCCTCGCTGATGAGGGCCGCGCAGTTGGCGTCCTTGGCCAGACCGGGATCGATGAAGGGCAGGATCGCGGCCAGCGGGGTCAGTAGCGTGCCGAGGGCTACAGCGACACCGCCCTGGGCGATCGCGGCGCCCGGTTCGACGCCGACCTTTGACGCCATCAACGGACCCTTGACGGTGATCGGCACAATGGCGCGGACCAACCTGAACTTCTTGGGGTGACCCTTCACGCGAAGGTCCAGTCGCTCAGTCGCCATGTTGATGCGGCCTGCGCCGCTCACCACGACGGGGCCGGTGTCGAACACGAGGTTCTTCACTTCGAAGACGCCGCCTTTCGCATCCAGACGGGCGACCCCGCAGCGGATGGGCGTCGACGACTGGTCGTCGGAGAGCAGCAGGCCCAGCCCCTTAACAACATTGACGCCCATAAGCTCGGCGAAGGCCTTGCGGAT
This is a stretch of genomic DNA from Phenylobacterium immobile (ATCC 35973). It encodes these proteins:
- a CDS encoding c-type cytochrome, translating into MNKMRAIWTGLALVAGIATAAPAALAQSAAAKAATARKENFKQVGATFKAIRDEMAKGSPDPAVIKAGAQKLNGLARQLPGWFPRGSGAEAGVKTGAKPGVWTDAAGFAAAVRGFQGETTRFQQLAMAGDMDAAKGQIRALGGACKTCHDKYRVPET
- a CDS encoding cytochrome b/b6 domain-containing protein; protein product: MRLWDGPTRVVHWGLVIALGLCWWTGETGRLEWHRWSGYSALGLIVFRILWGFVGSTTSRFRAFFKGPRATLAYLRTLSSRAPSTTVGHNPLGALSIVAILASLIVQITAGLFAVDVDGFESGPLSYLVSFEQGRVAAKIHGVNFTILQILAALHVAAIIFYLVYKRTNLIGPMISGRRAFDAEPHLSFVRWPRVVLVAAIAVIVMISLSKGLRF